A section of the Cydia amplana chromosome 15, ilCydAmpl1.1, whole genome shotgun sequence genome encodes:
- the LOC134654709 gene encoding uncharacterized protein LOC134654709 gives MLDPGSQRCFLTERMKNKLGFSDNNKRPACVYGLNKLSFTVSDRCELNVSSLTSPYEVNIRCFVVEHLIDSLPNNYVDTSELNIPADIQLADPGFYRPSEVDLLLSAEFFFSITTSEKIELGPNKPILQSSKLGWLVAGPTGDVDSDEDEIVRCCFTKQISQDLTRFWELEEISLPNVTNREEDNICEKHFLDNTRRLDNGRFLVKMPLRENPETALGDSYNMAKKRFLNLETRLDKNQVLKKQYCDFIKEYEELGHLSKIDKPDFGYYAPHHAIIRDSETTKLRVVFDCSAKSSTQKSLNDIQHIGPVIQDELFDILIRFRQHEFVLSGDIQKMYRQIVLDESQRHLQLILWRDDKTKPLDVLRLNTVTYGTSSAPFLSARCIVQLANECPDKVVSEIIKHDFYYDDFLSGAESGNELRHIYELVKETLASACFPIHKFRTNCPQIFEDDCTLTQSLDLNKQASVLGLIWFPDHDNLQFSVKLDKNTCGITKRVILSNTCKIFDPLGLLSACTIKLKILLQNLWILKLSWEDEVPMDVKKIWLKFLSNVHVLAGLKVPRLVLCSSPTSIQMHCFVDASQAAYAACIYLRSTDGAGNVAINLLCAKTRVAPIRTLLTIPKLELSGALLGARLADKVTSALRCSVERKVFWTDSSVALGWIRNKSKLFKAFVSNRVNDIHELTKRDSWRHVPTALNPADLASRGVEPGHFLVGRPMTSLPSPPVCLKNPDRYQRIEQLRQHFWQRWRNEYLAELQQRTKWRQRQKELKVGDLVVFKEENTPPLKWRLGRVLELYPGADGVCRVADFTTQKGVVRRALNRVCPLPCMNDLESSSFQGGQVVNAPAVKPVPEG, from the exons ATGTTAGATCCCGGTTCGCAAAGATGTTTCTTAACTGAACGCATGAAAAATAAGTTAGGATTTTCTGACAATAACAAAAGGCCAGCTTGCGTGTACGGcttaaataaattatcatttaCCGTCTCAGATCGATGTGAGCTCAATGTAAGTTCGTTAACGAGTCCTTATGAGGTTAATATACGCTGTTTCGTCGTGGAGCATCTTATAGATAGCCTACCTAACAATTATGTAGATACATCAGAATTAAACATACCTGCGGATATTCAGCTGGCGGATCCTGGGTTTTATCGTCCTTCTGAAGTCGATCTGCTTCTGAGTGCTGAATTTTTCTTCAGTATCACGACGTCGGAGAAAATTGAACTCGGACCAAACAAGCCTATTCTTCAATCTTCAAAACTAGGCTGGTTGGTCGCGGGGCCCACGGGTGACGTTGATTCGGATGAGGACGAGATCGTGCGTTGTTGCTTTACGAAACAAATCTCACAAGATCTCACACGGTTTTGGGAACTTGAAGAAATTTCATTACCGAACGTCACTAATAGGGAGGAGGATAATATTTgcgaaaaacactttttagatAACACGCGACGTTTAGATAACGGTCGATTCTTAGTTAAAATGCCGTTACGTGAAAATCCGGAAACCGCACTTGGCGATAGTTATAATATGGCAAAAAAACGATTCTTGAACTTAGAAACTAGATTGGATAAAAATCAAGTtcttaaaaaacaatattgcGACTTTATCAAGGAGTACGAAGAATTAGGGCACTTGAGTAAAATTGATAAACCCGACTTCGGTTATTATGCTCCCCACCATGCTATTATTCGTGACAGCGAAACTACAAAATTGCGGGTAGTTTTTGACTGTAGTGCTAAATCTAGCACACAAAAATCCCTTAATGATATACAGCATATAGGACCCGTTATACAGGATGAATTATTCGATATTCTCATTAGGTTTCGACAGCATGAATTTGTTTTGTCCGGGGACATACAAAAAATGTACCGGCAGATTGTCTTGGACGAATCGCAGCGCCATCTGCAATTAATCCTTTGGAGGGACGATAAAACCAAACCGCTTGATGTACTTAGGCTAAATACGGTGACTTATGGAACGAGCTCGGCGCCTTTCTTAAGCGCTAGGTGTATTGTACAGTTGGCAAATGAGTGTCCCGACAAAGTAGTGTCCGAAATAattaaacatgatttttattatGATGATTTCCTGAGTGGCGCTGAAAGTGGAAACGAGCTAAGGCACATTTACGAGTTAGTTAAAGAAACGCTTGCCTCAGCTTGCTTTCCTATTCACAAATTTCGAACAAATTGTCCACAAATTTTCGAAGATGACTGTACTTTAACTCAGTCATTAGATTTAAATAAACAGGCCAGCGTATTGGGCTTAATTTGGTTTCCTGATCATGATAACCTACAATTTTCAGTGAAATTGGACAAAAATACCTGTGGCATAACAAAGCGGGTAATTTTGTCCAATACTTGCAAAATATTTGACCCACTGGGCTTACTCAGCGCATGCAcaataaagctaaaaatattACTTCAAAATTTATGGATTCTTAAATTATCTTGGGAAGATGAAGTACCAATGGACGTAAAAAAAATCTGGCTAAAATTTTTGTCAAATGTGCATGTTCTGGCTGGTCTAAAGGTACCTAGACTCGTTTTGTGTTCCAGCCCAACTTCAATTCAGATGCATTGTTTTGTGGATGCTTCTCAAGCCGCTTATGCGGCGTGTATCTACTTGCGGTCGACAGATGGCGCTGGCAATGTGGCTATTAATCTTTTATGTGCCAAAACGCGCGTGGCACCAATTAGAACATTATTAACGATTCCGAAACTCGAATTGTCAGGAGCTTTATTAGGCGCCCGGCTAGCTGATAAGGTCACCAGTGCATTGCGCTGTTCTGTGGAGCGCAAGGTGTTCTGGACTGACAGTTCCGTGGCGTTGGGCTGGATACGCAACAAATCAAAACTGTTTAAGGCGTTTGTATCGAACCGTGTTAATGATATCCATGAATTAACTAAGAGAGATTCCTGGCGGCATGTGCCTACTGCCTTAAACCCTGCAGACTTGGCCTCCCGAGGAGTCGAACCTG GGCACTTTCTGGTGGGGAGACCCATGACTTCACTGCCGTCACCCCCCGTTTGTCTTAAAAACCCTGATAGGTACCAGAGGATCGAGCAGCTGCGCCAGCATTTCTGGCAAAGATGGCGGAACGAATACTTAGCCGAGTTGCAGCAACGCACCAAATGGCGTCAGAGGCAGAAGGAGCTCAAGGTTGGAGACCTGGTGGTGTTCAAGGAGGAGAACACCCCACCACTCAAATGGAGACTCGGGAGAGTCCTAGAACTTTATCCAGGAGCTGACGGAGTCTGCAGGGTTGCAGATTTCACCACGCAGAAGGGCGTGGTCAGAAGAGCACTCAACCGAGTGTGCCCCCTCCCCTGCATGAACGATCTTGAAAGCAGCAGCTTTCAAGGGGGGCAGGTTGTTAACGCACCAGCGGTCAAACCAGTCCCGGAGGGGTGA